In the Streptomyces sp. f51 genome, one interval contains:
- a CDS encoding ATP-binding domain-containing protein, which translates to MSTLSDGPSGAPSASDDPLSRERSHLTHSRSALRAMREDAENLDIRDVTANWVNAEVLHRQIAERIKALADLSHTPLFFGRLDYLHAPGSDLAEGAEGERFYIGRRHVHDADGDPMVIDWRAPVSQPFYRASKKDPMDVGLRRRFGYTAGDLTAYEDEHLSDPAETATTSKLLQQEIERPRVGPMRDIVATIQPEQDEIVRSGLSGSVCVQGGPGTGKTAVGLHRVAYLLYAHRERLARTGTLVIGPNKSFLHYIEQVLPALGELEVKQATVDDLVAHVEVRGSDDAPAAVIKGDARMAQVLRRAVRSHVTVPAEPVVVVRGSRRWRVPAYELEQIVRELLDRDIRYGAAHQALPQRIAHAVLVQMERSGEAPDDRVQDAVARNAAVKAAVKAIWPQVDPAKLVLRLLSDAEFLAEHAEGLLEEAEQKEILWAKPVRSVKSAKWSAADAVLIDEATDLVQRTHSLGHVVLDEAQDLSPMQYRAVGRRCTTGSATVLGDLAQGTTPWATRSWEEALGHLGKGDAVVEELTAGFRVPTDVITYASRLLPHIAPGLTPVASVRENPGFFEVRASTADTEVLDAVEELLAQEGSVGLIAADARVPVLAEALTAAGRTYLGPGEETTAETRLTLVPASLAKGLEYDYVVLDEPRAVVDGEPDERTGLRRLYVALTRAVSGLIVTHAAPLPAELA; encoded by the coding sequence GTGTCCACCCTGTCCGACGGCCCGTCCGGCGCCCCGTCCGCGTCCGACGATCCCCTTTCCCGCGAGCGTTCCCACCTCACCCACTCCCGTTCGGCGCTCCGCGCGATGCGCGAGGACGCCGAGAACCTCGACATCCGCGACGTCACGGCGAACTGGGTGAACGCCGAGGTGCTGCACCGGCAGATCGCCGAGCGCATCAAGGCCCTGGCCGACCTCAGCCACACCCCGCTGTTCTTCGGACGGCTCGACTATCTGCACGCCCCGGGCTCCGACCTGGCCGAGGGCGCCGAGGGCGAGCGGTTCTACATCGGGCGGCGCCATGTCCACGACGCCGACGGGGACCCCATGGTCATCGACTGGCGGGCGCCGGTGTCCCAGCCGTTCTACCGGGCCTCGAAGAAGGACCCGATGGACGTCGGGCTGCGCCGCCGCTTCGGCTACACCGCCGGCGACCTCACGGCCTACGAGGACGAGCACCTCTCCGACCCGGCCGAGACCGCCACCACCAGCAAACTGCTCCAGCAGGAGATCGAGCGCCCGCGCGTCGGTCCGATGCGCGACATCGTGGCGACGATCCAGCCGGAGCAGGACGAGATCGTCAGGTCCGGGCTGTCCGGCTCGGTCTGTGTGCAGGGAGGCCCCGGCACCGGGAAGACCGCCGTCGGCCTGCACCGGGTCGCGTATCTGCTGTACGCGCACCGGGAGCGGCTCGCCCGCACCGGCACCCTGGTGATCGGGCCGAACAAGTCCTTCCTGCACTACATCGAGCAGGTGCTGCCCGCCCTCGGTGAGCTGGAGGTCAAGCAGGCGACCGTCGACGATCTCGTCGCGCACGTCGAGGTGCGCGGGAGCGACGACGCCCCGGCCGCCGTGATCAAGGGCGACGCCCGGATGGCCCAGGTGCTGCGCCGGGCCGTGCGCTCGCACGTGACGGTCCCGGCCGAGCCGGTGGTGGTGGTCAGGGGGTCGCGGCGCTGGCGCGTCCCCGCGTACGAGCTGGAGCAGATCGTCCGGGAGCTGCTCGACCGGGACATCCGCTACGGCGCGGCCCACCAGGCCCTTCCGCAGCGCATCGCCCACGCCGTGCTGGTCCAGATGGAGCGCTCCGGGGAGGCTCCGGACGACCGGGTGCAGGACGCCGTGGCCCGCAACGCGGCGGTGAAGGCCGCCGTGAAGGCGATCTGGCCGCAGGTCGACCCCGCCAAGCTCGTGCTGCGGCTTCTGAGCGACGCGGAGTTCCTCGCCGAGCACGCGGAGGGGCTGCTGGAGGAGGCCGAGCAGAAGGAGATCCTCTGGGCCAAGCCGGTGCGCAGCGTGAAGAGCGCGAAGTGGTCGGCCGCCGACGCCGTGCTGATCGACGAGGCCACCGACCTGGTCCAGCGCACCCACTCCCTGGGGCACGTGGTGCTCGACGAGGCGCAGGACCTCTCCCCGATGCAGTACCGCGCCGTGGGGCGGCGCTGCACGACGGGGTCGGCGACCGTGCTCGGGGACCTGGCGCAGGGGACGACCCCGTGGGCGACCCGGAGCTGGGAGGAGGCCCTCGGGCATCTGGGCAAGGGCGACGCGGTCGTCGAGGAGCTGACCGCCGGCTTCCGTGTCCCCACGGACGTCATCACCTACGCCTCGCGGCTGCTGCCGCACATCGCGCCCGGTCTCACGCCGGTCGCCTCGGTGCGGGAGAACCCGGGCTTCTTCGAGGTGCGCGCGAGCACGGCGGACACCGAAGTCCTGGACGCGGTCGAGGAGTTGCTGGCCCAGGAGGGGTCGGTCGGGCTGATCGCCGCCGACGCCCGTGTCCCCGTGCTGGCCGAGGCGCTGACGGCGGCCGGACGGACGTATCTGGGTCCGGGCGAGGAGACGACGGCCGAGACCCGGCTGACCCTGGTGCCGGCCTCGCTCGCCAAGGGCCTGGAGTACGACTACGTGGTCCTGGACGAGCCGCGTGCCGTCGTCGACGGCGAGCCGGACGAACGCACCGGGCTGCGCCGCCTGTACGTGGCGCTCACGCGTGCGGTCTCGGGCCTGATCGTGACGCACGCGGCGCCGCTCCCGGCCGAACTGGCCTGA
- a CDS encoding copper homeostasis protein CutC, translating into MSERKSAVLEVIALDVEDAVAAQAGGADRLELVTDMAADGLTPAVGTFAAIRASVDIALRVMLRLSDGFSAGGARGADALVRAAGELRDAGADEFVLGFLDEHGGPDLAAVERIVAELDGCRWTFHRAIDRAADRDALRKQLADLPGLDAYLTAGSPAGVDDGLPVLAAEAARRGEPGYEARIMVGGGLRLGHLPELRAAGLDAFHIGGAARPLGWAGPVSAESVREWRTAVDA; encoded by the coding sequence ATGAGTGAGCGGAAGAGCGCGGTTCTGGAGGTGATCGCCCTCGACGTGGAGGACGCGGTCGCGGCCCAGGCCGGGGGTGCGGACCGGCTTGAGCTGGTCACGGACATGGCGGCCGACGGACTGACCCCCGCGGTCGGGACCTTCGCCGCGATCCGTGCCTCCGTCGACATCGCGCTGCGCGTGATGCTGCGCCTGTCCGACGGCTTCTCGGCGGGCGGCGCCCGGGGCGCCGACGCTCTCGTGCGGGCCGCGGGCGAACTGCGCGACGCGGGCGCGGACGAGTTCGTCCTCGGATTCCTCGACGAGCACGGCGGCCCCGACCTGGCCGCCGTCGAGCGGATCGTCGCCGAACTGGACGGCTGCCGCTGGACGTTCCACCGCGCGATCGACCGCGCCGCCGACCGTGACGCCCTGCGCAAGCAGCTCGCGGACCTGCCCGGCCTCGACGCCTACCTGACCGCGGGGTCCCCGGCAGGTGTCGACGACGGACTCCCCGTCCTCGCGGCCGAGGCCGCCCGCCGCGGCGAACCGGGCTACGAGGCGCGGATCATGGTGGGCGGGGGGCTGCGGCTCGGTCATCTGCCGGAGCTGCGCGCGGCGGGCCTCGACGCCTTCCACATCGGCGGTGCCGCCCGTCCGCTGGGCTGGGCGGGGCCGGTCTCCGCCGAGTCGGTGCGGGAGTGGCGGACCGCGGTCGACGCGTAG
- a CDS encoding saccharopine dehydrogenase NADP-binding domain-containing protein codes for MVSGQKVTVFGAYGHTGRFVVAELLERGFAPVLSGRDAEKLKELAVSRPGLDVRPATVGDPASLDHALAGAAAVVNCAGPFATTAAPVIEAALRAGIPYLDVAAEIEANLDTFTHFAERAEAAGTVVVPAMAFYGGLGDLLVTAAMDEWTAADEAHIAYGLSGWHPTAGTRAAGAVSRERRGGRRVRFAKRRLEYVQDAPPTLEWPFPEPLGPRSVIGEFSMADVVTVPSHLDIAEVCTYMTSGAAGELAAPDTPAPSAVDAQGRSGQTFVVDVVVRSGGAERRAVARGRDIYAVTAPLVVEALDRVLTGRTGTTGVASAGELFDAPDFLRALSPHVTFERREGGTPDGAAP; via the coding sequence ATGGTGTCGGGACAGAAGGTGACGGTGTTCGGCGCGTACGGCCACACCGGACGGTTCGTGGTGGCCGAACTGCTGGAGCGCGGGTTCGCCCCGGTCCTGTCCGGCCGGGACGCGGAGAAGCTGAAGGAACTGGCGGTCTCCCGGCCGGGTCTGGACGTCCGTCCGGCCACGGTTGGGGACCCGGCGTCCCTCGACCACGCTCTGGCCGGCGCGGCGGCGGTGGTCAACTGCGCCGGGCCCTTCGCCACGACGGCCGCCCCGGTGATCGAGGCGGCCCTGCGCGCCGGGATCCCGTACCTGGACGTGGCGGCCGAGATCGAGGCCAACCTCGACACGTTCACGCACTTCGCGGAGCGGGCCGAGGCGGCGGGGACCGTGGTCGTCCCGGCGATGGCCTTCTACGGCGGTCTCGGCGATCTGCTGGTCACCGCGGCGATGGACGAGTGGACCGCGGCCGACGAGGCGCACATCGCGTACGGGCTCAGCGGCTGGCACCCCACGGCGGGGACGCGCGCGGCCGGCGCGGTCTCGCGGGAGCGGCGCGGCGGCCGCCGGGTCCGTTTCGCCAAGCGGCGGCTGGAGTATGTCCAGGACGCCCCGCCCACCCTTGAGTGGCCGTTCCCCGAACCGCTGGGCCCGCGGTCCGTCATCGGGGAGTTCTCGATGGCCGACGTCGTGACCGTGCCCAGCCACCTCGACATCGCCGAGGTGTGCACCTACATGACCTCCGGGGCGGCCGGGGAGTTGGCGGCCCCCGACACCCCGGCCCCGAGCGCGGTCGACGCGCAGGGGCGGTCCGGGCAGACCTTCGTCGTCGACGTGGTGGTCCGCTCCGGCGGAGCCGAACGGAGGGCCGTGGCGCGGGGCCGGGACATCTACGCCGTCACCGCGCCGCTGGTGGTGGAGGCCCTGGACCGTGTCCTCACGGGACGCACCGGGACGACCGGCGTCGCCTCCGCCGGCGAGCTCTTCGACGCCCCGGACTTCCTGCGCGCGCTGTCCCCGCACGTGACCTTCGAACGGCGCGAGGGCGGGACACCGGACGGAGCCGCGCCGTGA
- a CDS encoding helix-turn-helix domain-containing protein, with amino-acid sequence MTSVALAVTDGMLHFELGLACEVFGSAPDAVKVPWYDLALCGPEPVRVGPFRLEPGHGFDRLVGADTVIVPGWADVDREPPAALVDAVRAAHEAGARVASLCTGAFVLAAAGLLDGRRATTHWAHTRALAARHPRVTVDPDVLYVDDGGVLTSAGKAAAMDLCLHLVRLDHGSSVANTVARNLVVPPHRDGGQAQFVTTPVPAPGRHPLAELLPWVMERLDHPLTVEDLARQARMSSRHLARHFRSVTGTTPLQWLLTQRIRHAQELLETTDAGVDTIAAATGMGTGTTLRRHFNRTVGVPPDAYRRTFRSRTGPAAPADGAATEHSAAGTMGAWQQRAPATRPTGN; translated from the coding sequence ATGACCTCTGTCGCGCTGGCCGTCACCGACGGGATGCTGCACTTCGAACTGGGCCTGGCCTGCGAGGTCTTCGGGTCCGCGCCGGACGCCGTGAAGGTCCCCTGGTACGACCTCGCGCTCTGCGGGCCCGAGCCCGTGCGGGTCGGCCCGTTCCGGCTGGAGCCCGGCCACGGCTTCGACCGGCTCGTCGGCGCCGACACGGTGATCGTGCCGGGCTGGGCCGACGTCGACCGGGAGCCGCCCGCCGCCCTCGTCGACGCGGTGCGCGCGGCCCACGAGGCGGGGGCGCGCGTGGCCTCCCTGTGCACCGGCGCCTTCGTCCTGGCCGCCGCCGGACTGCTGGACGGCAGACGCGCCACCACGCACTGGGCCCACACCCGGGCCCTGGCCGCCCGCCATCCCCGGGTGACGGTGGATCCGGACGTCCTCTACGTGGACGACGGCGGCGTGCTCACCTCCGCCGGCAAGGCCGCCGCCATGGATCTGTGCCTGCACCTGGTGCGCCTCGACCACGGCTCGTCGGTCGCCAACACCGTCGCCCGCAACCTGGTCGTGCCCCCGCACCGGGACGGCGGCCAGGCCCAGTTCGTCACCACACCGGTCCCCGCACCCGGCCGGCATCCGCTCGCCGAACTGCTGCCCTGGGTCATGGAAAGGCTGGACCACCCGCTGACCGTGGAGGACCTGGCCCGTCAGGCCCGGATGAGCTCGCGCCACCTGGCCCGCCACTTCAGGTCGGTGACCGGCACCACCCCGCTCCAGTGGCTGCTGACCCAACGGATCCGCCACGCGCAGGAGTTGCTGGAGACCACCGACGCGGGCGTCGACACCATCGCGGCCGCCACCGGCATGGGCACGGGCACGACCCTGCGCCGCCACTTCAACCGCACGGTCGGCGTGCCCCCGGACGCCTACCGCCGCACGTTCCGCTCCCGGACCGGCCCGGCGGCGCCCGCGGACGGCGCCGCGACGGAGCATTCCGCTGCGGGGACAATGGGCGCATGGCAGCAGAGAGCACCCGCCACCCGGCCCACGGGGAACTGA